The following are encoded together in the Phragmites australis chromosome 19, lpPhrAust1.1, whole genome shotgun sequence genome:
- the LOC133900846 gene encoding uncharacterized protein At1g08160-like, with protein sequence MRPSGSSPSSSSSHSPDHPKTKPPPPPAPAMGYPAAYFAAAPTPPTNGNAAAFGIAYPYPAPPHHPPPPHHHHYPYPPPPTCLRRLLALVVGAFLLLGAATFIVWLLLRPRTPAFSLTSLTLSRVAYSPANSTFSASFDAALLAANPNSKLSVTYFTPLASASLAPSSPIAVATLPPFSQGPRNTTTLAFRLVADDAYVGPDDAAALKSGGGGTVEVEVRLMAVAVFDRGGWRTRRRVMRVFCDGVPVVFRGENATEAAFNGPARWCDVVL encoded by the coding sequence ATGCGGCCGTCGGGATCCtccccgtcgtcgtcgtcctcccaCTCGCCGGACCACCCCAAGACCAAGCCCCCGCCCCCTCCCGCCCCAGCCATGGGCTACCCCGCCGCCTACTTCGCCGCCGCACCGACTCCCCCCACCAACGGCAACGCCGCGGCCTTCGGCATCGCGTACCCCTACCCAGCTCCCCCTCACCACCCGCCGCCTccgcaccaccaccactacccGTACCCCCCGCCGCCCAcctgcctccgccgcctcctcgcgcTCGTCGTCGgcgccttcctcctcctcggcgccgccACCTTCATcgtctggctcctcctccgcccgcgCACGCCGGCCTTCTCCCTCACCTCCCTCACCCTCTCCCGCGTCGCCTACTCCCCCGCTAACTCCACCTTCTCTGCCTCCTTCGACGCCGCGCTCCTCGCCGCCAACCCCAACTCCAAGCTCTCCGTCACCTACTTCACCCCGCTCGCGTCCGCCTCCCTCGCCCCCTCCTCCCCTATCGCAGTCGCGACCCTGCCCCCCTTTTCGCAGGGCCCCCGCAACACCACGACGCTCGCCTTCCGCCTCGTCGCTGATGATGCCTACGTGGGGCCTGATGATGCGGCCGCGCTCAAGAGCGGGGGCGGGGGGACTGTGGAGGTCGAGGTCAGGCTCATGGCCGTGGCAGTGTTCGACCGAGGGGGCTGGCGCACACGACGCAGGGTGATGAGGGTGTTTTGCGATGGGGTGCCGGTGGTTTTCCGCGGGGAGAACGCCACTGAAGCAGCGTTCAATGGGCCGGCAAGGTGGTGTGATGTCGTGTTGTGA
- the LOC133900784 gene encoding exocyst complex component EXO70A1-like, protein MAVAELPKTMDALSRRATMLRDSLRRSQGNTDGMVAILGSFDHRLSALEAAMRPTQVRTHAIRMAHENIDRTIKAADGILSQFDLARRAEAAILRGPHEDLESYLEAVDVLKGIVRFFSSNKNFKSSEGVLNHVNNLLAKSTLKIEEEFRQLMSTYSKPIEPDRLFDCLPKSLRPTKGEHENDGASRSEHPSKSLETAIYRTPTLIPPRILPLMNDIAQQLVQAGNQQSCYKIYRDFRASALELSLRKLGVEKLSKDDVQKMQWEALEAKIGNWIHFMRITVKLLLAGERNICDQIFDGVNFNKGQCFAELTANSVVTLLSFGDAVARSKRSPEKLFVLLDMYEVMRELQSEIEVIFEGKPCSEMREAALGLAKRLAQTAQETFADFEEAVEKDASKTIVHDGTVHPLTSYVINYVKFLFDYQSTLKLLFQEFETGSEAESQLAIVTTRIMQALQNNLDGKSKQYKDPALTYLFLMNNIHYMVRSVRRSEAKDILGDDWIQRHRRIVQQNANQYKRVAWAKILQTLSVQGAGSGSDLSSSGVSRAMIKERFKSFNMQFEELHAKQSQWIVPDQELRESLRLAVAEVLLPAYRSFIKRFGNLVENGKNPQKYVRYSPEAVDQLLGQFFEGQQWAEQKR, encoded by the exons ATGGCGGTAGCGGAGCTTCCGAAGACGATGGACGCCCTGTCGCGGCGGGCGACCATGCTGCGGGACTCGCTGCGGAGGAGCCAGGGGAACACGGACGGCATGGTCGCCATCCTCGGCTCCTTCGACCACCGCCTCTCCGCGCTCGAGGCCGCTATGCGTCCCACCCAG GTGAGGACGCACGCGATCCGGATGGCGCACGAGAACATCGACAGGACGATCAAGGCCGCCGACGGCATCCTCTCCCAGTTTGACCTCGCCCGCCGG GCTGAGGCGGCGATATTGAGGGGTCCCCATGAGGATTTGGAGAGCTACCTGGAGGCAGTGGATGTGCTGAAAGGCATCGTTCGCTTCTTCTCCTCAAATAAGAACTTCAAGAGCAGCGAAGGAGTTCTGAATCATGTCAACAATCTGTTAGCTAAGTCTACTCTGAAGATTGAAGAGGAATTTAGGCAGCTGATGAGCACATACAG CAAGCCTATTGAGCCTGATCGCCTGTTTGATTGTCTCCCCAAGTCTCTGCGGCCAACAAAAGGCGAGCACGAGAATGATGGTGCTAGCCGCTCAGAGCATCCATCCAAAAGCTTGGAAACTGCCATATACAGGACCCCAACACTAATTCCTCCAAGAATATTGCCCCTCATGAATGACATAGCTCAGCAGTTGGTCCAGGCTGGAAATCAGCAGTCTTGCtacaaaatctacag AGATTTTCGTGCTTCAGCACTAGAATTGAGCCTTCGGAAGCTAGGAGTGGAAAAGCTCAGTAAAGATGATGTACAAAAAATGCAATGGGAAGCTTTGGAGGCTAAAATTGGAAACTGGATACACTTTATGCGAATTACG GTCAAATTACTACTAGCAGGAGAAAGAAATATCTGCGATCAGATTTTTGATGGTGTCAACTTTAACAAGGGACAATGTTTTGCTGAACTGACAGCGAATAGTGTTGTGACTCTTCTCAGCTTTGGAGATGCTGTTGCTAGAAGCAAAAGGTCTCCTGAAAAGCTGTTTGTATTGCTTGACATGTATGAAGTAATGCGTGAACTTCAATCAGAG atCGAGGTAATATTTGAAGGCAAACCTTGCTCTGAGATGCGTGAAGCCGCATTAGGCTTAGCAAAGCGCTTGGCACAGACCGCTCAAGAAACATTTGCAGATTTTGAGGAGGCAGTTGAAAAAGATGCTTCAAAAACTATTGTTCATGATGGAACTGTCCACCCTTTGACTAGCTATGTGATTAATTATGTTAAATTCCTATTTGA TTATCAGTCGACATTGAAGCTACTATTTCAGGAATTTGAAACTGGTAGTGAGGCAGAATCTCAACTCGCCATTGTTACCACAAGGATAATGCAAGCCCTACAGAATAACTTGGATGGAAAATCTAAGCAGTATAAGGATCCTGCGTTGACTTACTTATTTCTTATGAACAACATCCACTATATGGTTAGATCTGTTCGCAG ATCAGAAGCAAAGGATATACTTGGTGATGACTGGATTCAAAGGCATCGCAGGATTGTGCAGCAAAATGCCAATCAGTACAAGCGTGTTGCTTGGGCAAAG ATTCTTCAGACACTTTCAGTTCAAGGTGCAGGCAGTGGTTCAGACCTTAGCAGCAGTGGAGTCTCTAGAGCTATGATCAAAGAAAG GTTCAAGTCTTTCAATATGCAATTTGAAGAGCTTCATGCAAAGCAATCACAATGGATTGTACCTGATCAAGAATTGAGAGAATCCTTGAGACTTGCTGTAGCCGAAGTCCTGCTGCCAGCCTATCGATCATTTATCAAACGCTTTGG TAATCTTGTCGAGAACGGCAAGAACCCGCAGAAGTACGTTAGGTACAGCCCAGAAGCGGTGGACCAACTTTTGGGTCAGTTCTTCGAAGGACAGCAATGGGCGGAGCAAAAGCGTTGA
- the LOC133900118 gene encoding two-component response regulator-like APRR3, with translation MSPHADAATATASSGASPSPSPAAAAAVGRGMVRSDQILPRRSLRVLLVEHDDSTRQVVTALLRKCGYRVAAVADGMKAWEVMRERAYAFDLVLTEVDMPTLSGIQLLARIAAAAECKNIPVIMMSSQDSIGTVLKCMQKGAVDFLVKPLRKNELRNLWQHVWRRHAMNSQTNGSENNAASNHISANAANGSKTGENSDEESDAQSFRSKRETEIQSVEKLSKICTDEGAGSSRKLKIQNESYNTKVHVSKGSDDAPSGSACDISKLQAFSAEKNARSKCLNGITSAKVAEQIMDNALRFADASSRRPSNLGKDLAMTQPTADRKCKSSVMENNAVMENNLGENSKGATIGHAESCPSQFLEINLGKQHCLNGYANQEFREKDTFNHSNSSAFSRYGNKTIEPSAQQQLFPSLCITRQEPVYEKDPVLQPNGVLPSHEHNTGESRMQTRIPLGSSTDGAAILCSSSAREDAGTSNSSHRKDSLNHPSYGFIPLPIPVGAAMPYHYGAILQSLYYPQAHVHCDSAGINKAAIQHASGQFSYHENHRKPSQVDEHKQLDENQLHHSRQVLRESGELIDLARAHGELVNQSASCSQDICKGIGCTGSGETVNTNTVVVLESGNESGVQNCGYNGLDSERSRREAALIKFRIKRKDRCFEKKVRYHSRRKLAEQRPRVKGQFVSQKLKSATTTDAETDQ, from the exons ATGTCTCCCCACGCCGACGCAGCCACGGCCACCGCCTCTTCCGGCGCGTCGCCGTCGCCCTccccagcggcggcggcggcggtggggcgGGGGATGGTGCGGTCGGACCAGATCCTCCCGCGCCGCTCCCTCCGCGTCCTCCTCGTCGAGCACGACGACTCCACCCGCCAGGTCGTCACCGCGCTCCTCCGCAAGTGCGGCTACCGCG tggcggcggtggcggacggGATGAAGGCGTGGGAGGTCATGCGGGAACGCGCGTACGCCTTCGACCTCGTGCTCACGGAGGTCGACATGCCCACACTCTCGGGCATCCAGTTGCTCGCCaggatcgccgccgccgccgagtgcAAGAACATCCCCGTCATCA TGATGTCGTCCCAAGATTCTATTGGCACGGTGCTCAAGTGCATGCAGAAGGGTGCAGTGGACTTCCTTGTAAAACCACTGAGAAAGAATGAGTTGCGTAACTTGTGGCAACATGTATGGAGGCGGCATGCA ATGAATAGCCAAACAAATGGATCAGAAAATAATGCAGCCAGCAATCATATAAGTGCCAATGCTGCTAATGGGTCAAAGACAGGAGAAAACAGCGATGAGGAAAGTGATGCCCAA AGCTTTAGAAGCAAGAGGGAGACTGAAATTCAGAGCGTTGAGAAATTATCAAAGATTTGTACAGATGAAGGGGCTGGTTCATCCAGAAAACTTAAAATACAGAATGAGTCTTATAACACAAAAGTGCATGTGTCAAAAGGCAGTGATG ATGCTCCAAGTGGAAGTGCGTGTGACATTAGTAAGCTACAAGCGTTTTCAGCTGAGAAGAATGCACGCTCCAAATGCCTTAATGGTATTACTTCTGCAAAGGTTGCTGAGCAAATAATGGATAATGCCTTGAGGTTCGCTGATGCAAGTTCACGTCGTCCAAGCAATCTTGGCAAAGATTTGGCTATGACCCAACCAACAGCTGACAGAAAATGCAAATCTTCAGTCATGGAAAATAATGCTGTCATGGAAAATAACCTTGGTGAAAACTCAAAGGGTGCTACAATAGGTCATGCAGAATCTTGCCCCTCCCAATTTCTGGAGATCAACTTAGGAAAGCAACACTGTCTTAATGGTTATGCAAACCAAGAGTTTAGGGAAAAAGATACCTTCAATCATTCAAATTCCTCTGCCTTTTCGAG ATATGGTAATAAAACGATAGAACCATCAGCTCAGCAACAGTTGTTCCCTTCTCTCTGCATAACCCGCCAAGAACCTGTGTATGAAAAGGACCCAGTTCTACAACCCAATGGGGTATTGCCGTCCCATGAACATAATACAGGCGAGAGTAGAATGCAAACTCGAATTCCTTTGGGCAGTAGCACGGATGGTGCTGCTATCCTGTGTTCCAGTAGCGCAAGAGAAGATGCTGGTACAAGCAATTCCTCTCATAGAAAGGACAGCCTGAACCATCCTTCATATGGGTTTATACCTCTTCCAATTCCTGTTGGTGCTGCGATGCCCTACCATTATGGTGCAATTCTGCAGTCATTATACTACCCACAGGCTCATGTTCATTGTGATTCAGCTGGCATCAACAAGGCAGCAATTCAGCACGCCTCTGGTCAATTTAGTTACCATGAAAATCACAGAAAACCATCTCAGGTTGATGAACACAAACAGTTGGATGAAAATCAGCTGCATCATTCAAGACAAGTTCTCCGAGAATCAGGAGAACTAATTGACTTGGCAAGAGCTCATGGGGAGCTTGTTAACCAGAGTGCTAGCTGCAGCCAGGATATCTGTAAAGGAATTGGATGCACTGGTAGTGGTGAAACTGTCAATACAAATACGGTAGTTGTCCTAGAAAGTGGCAATGAAAGTGGTGTCCAGAACTGCGGTTACAATGGATTGGATAGTGAACGGTCTCGCCGTGAAGCTGCCTTGATAAAATTTCGTATTAAAAGAAAAGACCGATGCTTTGAGAAAAAG GTTAGATATCATAGCAGGAGGAAGCTCGCAGAGCAAAGACCGAGAGTTAAGGGGCAGTTTGTGAGCCAAAAACTGAAATCAGCTACAACAACAGATGCGGAAACTGACCAGTAA
- the LOC133900285 gene encoding uncharacterized protein LOC133900285, which produces MNLLFTDALDAVQIPRSSLKPSPPFFGITPGSSAKPLGQIELPITFGSLDNFRTERVLFDVADFGTAYNAILERLAITKFMANSHYTYQAIKIPGPTGVITVVGNAKTALHCDKRSLDMVKLTPGSQPETAEPSGRPVKV; this is translated from the coding sequence ATGAACCTTCTCTTCACCGATGCACTGGACGCCGTGCAAATTCCGAGAAGCTCATTAAAGCCATCCCCACCTTTCTTCGGGATCACCCCAGGCTCCTCGGCTAAGCCGCTAGGACAAATCGAGCTACCGATCACCTTCGGTTCGCTGGacaacttcaggaccgaaagGGTCCTCTTCGATGTGGCCGACTTCGGGACTGCGTATAACGCAATCCTCGAGCGACTGGCAATAACCAAGTTCATGGCCAATTCTCACTACACGtaccaggcaatcaagatccctgggcCAACAGGGGTCATCACCGTTGTTGGCAACGCTAAGACGGCcctgcactgcgacaagaggagcctcgacatggtcaaGCTAACTCCCGGGTCGCAGCCCGAGACCGCTGAACCCAGCGGACGGCCAGTAAAAGTCTAG